ggtcatcagaattatagaacaaaattttttaaataaaatttcattctcTAGGCTGCTTTGTTCCACATGGTAGTCTACTTTATAAACTGAACTTGGGATAAATAGCTAGGGGCCAAGTCCTATGAATAGTGTGTAGTTATGGTAGCCACTAGAGGGCCTATGATGGTAAAAGGGAATGGCGGGACCACCACAGCTATGGCCACTGTGTCTGTAGAGGTGCAGTGTTCTTTGTATGAATCAGTCTGATCATCCTAGAATTATCATCGTTTCCTCTTGCCTTGATGTTAAAACTGCTAGCAGATAATGATGAGCGTGGGTAAAAACACTCCCTGAGACAAGGCAGTTCCTAAAGGTTAGTAGCATTCCTGTCCTTACTAGGCTTAGGTATTTTGGGTATTTTGGTTCCTGCCTGCATAAGTAGCCTTTGCAGAGATTAAAGTCACTTGGAAAGTAGGTGACAGGGTGCTGAGATGAATGCTATCCTAAAGCCTGTGGGGCCAATTTACTGTGAGGGATTACCAAGGGACTGAAGAATCTCCATGCTCTTTGGGATTCCACTTTGTTTTCAGATCGTGGGAGCTAAGCCCCTACTGGCCCTTCAGAAAACAGCTACGAGAAAGTAAGCCCTCAGCCCGGCGCTGGTCTCCGCAGTCGGCGGTGACGTCATCACCGCGCGCCTAGTAGAAGGCAGCGCCCTAAGGAAGTGGAAGGGGATGTTGAGTCGACTGCAGGAGCTCCGCAAGGAGGAGGAAACCCTGCTGCGTCTAAAGGCGGCTCTACACGACCAACTGAACCGCCTCAAGGTGAGCGTACAGCTTTCCAGCTCTAGCCCCTCGGGACGTCGACGGAGCGCGGCGGTACAGCTCCAGGCCGCTAGGTGTTGAGCAGGTTTAGCTCCTGAGCCCGCATCTACCCCGACCCAGCACGCCGGCTCACGGGTTACTGCTGTTTATATGCACTAGAGGGGGCTTTAGTGTTGTCATGCTAGTACTGAATCTCAGACCCGCTTGAGGCGCGAATGAAGTCTGGGAAAGAAACTTGTCCGCTTGAGTTCCCAGTAACTCTTCTGGGAACAGAGAATGACTCGGATGCAGATTTAGGTGCGCTTTGATCACGTCCTAGACATAGGGGTAATTTGGTCCCTGTGAAATGATCATGGTAATCCCTGGTCAGCACTCATGGGCAAGATCTTTAAATGTAAGTGACATGAGGATTAGAGGAGCCCTTTATAAACTGAACTTGTATACTTGTGGTAAAAAAACGATATGCAGTTTTTCTCAGGGCATTTATAAACTGCCCACCCTTATTGCAACAGAACCTCTTACAAGTACATGATCGTGTGTTGAAGATGACCTCCCAAACGCAGTTACCCTGGTGCACCAGGAAACACGTGCATTTTTTAACATTCTGCCTTTACTTTCTCATTAATGAGTAGACAAGCTCAATCATAGGACATCCATCTGTGTCTGTGGAACCAGCTGTCTCctggggtgagggaggggagaagTGGTCTCGCCTGTGTAACCCAAGCATGCTTTGAACCTAGTGTGTAGCTCAGGTTAGTTTTAAACTTATGATCCCCTTGCCTCCCACATTTCTAACCTTAGTGtagtggcacttgcctttaatcccagcactttggaggcagaagcaagtagatatctgtaaattcaaggccagcttggtctactgaGTTGTAGGACTGCCAGTGTTACAAAGAACCTCTTCATAGGGAAAGAAAGGGGTGAGGAGGTAAAGCTGCCCTCCCCTTCTAGAGCAGTTCAGGGATGCCAACCTATATGGCATCTAGTGGAATTCACTCACTATAGTAACCCAGCAGAATACTCAGTGAAATAAATATCTTTGACTTTTCTTTCCTAGGTTGAAGAATTAGCCCTTCAATCCATGATAAATTCTCGAGGAAGGACCGAGACACTGTCTTCTCAGCCTGCACCTGAACAGTTATGTGATGTAAGTTTAGTCAAGTACAGACTTCCAGAGAGAGTGTAGAGTCCCATTGTGCCCGAGCTCTTTGGGCAGGCAAATGCTGTATGGCACATTATTACCAAGTCCAAAGGACTCTGGGAAGTACCATTCAAATATTTGGGGGCCTGGGCGAATTTATTGTACACTGAACCTAGGACTTCATACAAGGTAAGCAAGTACGCTACCAgtgagctgcatctccagcccctcataaTTTGTAGTTCAGTAATTAGCTAATCTATATTAATCATCCAGACAATAGCAAGTACGCTACCAgtgagctgcatctccagcccctcataaTTTGTAGTTCAGTAATTAGCTAATCTATATTAATCATCCAGACAATAGCTTATCTTTTATACTTTGTCAAGTTTAGGCAGCCTCTACTCTTCTAGTGTACACCAATATGCCTCGCCTACCCAGGTCTCAGATTACTCCATCCTTTCCAGCTACTCAAAGGAACCCCAACAAGCTAGCAGTGGttgttgtgtgtttgtggtggGGCTTCTGTTGAAGCAGTGTCTTTTGTACCCAGGCTAGCCACCGTATGTTCTTCTCtcctcctgggattacaggcatgtgcactCGTATCCTGTTTAGAAACTCTGCTCTCTTTAGGACTATGTCATGGTCGCTGCTCTGTTAAGTGTGGCTTCAAGTACAAAGCTAAGGATGAGGTGCAGGTATTACCCTACTCACGCTTACCAACTGCCTTCAACAGAGCCAATACAGTGTTCCTGAATATACCGTGCTTTGAGAATTCTTTATAAGCTATGTAGCCTACACAGTTACTTTACTGATGATTTCTAAAAGAGCATGGTAGGTAAGTTAAGATCATAGTAAACATGAAGGACTTATTCTCACCGCTTTCCAGGAATGGGAGAAACGAGAAAGAGGAAAGTCATAAAAAGATGAACCTAAAATTGaactttaaagatatttttataggTGTGTGTGAATGCAAGTTCGTCTCCATTGAACATCAGACACCCTAGAGTTGGGGCTTGTAGCTATCCAGCATGGGTATTAGTACTCAAACTTGGATCTTTTTGGAAAAGAAACAagtactcttttgtttgttttgttttttctagacagggtttctctgtatagccctggctatcctaaaactcactttgtaggccaagctggcctctgtctcctgagtgctgggattagacgtgtgcaccaccatcaccttGCAGGCAACAAGTACTTTAACTGCTAATCATTTCTCCAACTCATGatgagatttgattttaaaaagaatttgctgggctggcgagatggctctgtggttaagagtgccgactgctcttccgaaggtcccgagttcaaatcccagcaaccacatggtggctcacaaccatccctaatgaaatctgatgccctcttctggagtgtctgaagacagctacagtgtactaacatataataaataaataaatatttaaaaaaaaaaagaatttgctgTTTTGAGGCTTAATTCTAATGCTGTTATTCTACAGTAATTCTAATGCTGTTATTTTGCACAGATGTCCCTACATGTAGACAACGAAGTGACAATAAATCAGACTACACTGAAGCTGAGCACAAGGAGCCctatggaagaagaggaggaggaagaggaggaggaagaggaggaggaagaatctgATTCGTAAAGGGGGATCAAGGGCAGGGTAGTTATACAAACTAAGTCTTGGGTGCTTCATCTCTTCAAAGTCATCTTGCAGGGCCTATGTGAAAGATAAACTTATGAATGGAAGAGGCTCAGCCCATAAAGTATCTATATTCAAATATGAAGAGCTGAGTTTGGAGCCCCAGAATCTGTGTAAAAACATAGAgtgtcacatgcctgtaaccccagcactggggataggaagaacaacagatcCCAGAAGCACACTGGCCAGCCTGTCTAGCCAAACCAGTGAGTTCTGATTCACTCAGAGACCTGTCTGAAGAGAACAGTTATAATGGCATAGAGGCCCAGCACATCTCAATCCCAGCACACAAGAAAAGGGATTAAATAGCAAgctgcaaaaataaaaattttgttttgatttttttctgctaCAATATATAAATCAGTTCAATTTTACTACCAGAGGAATGGGGAAAAGTAGATAACATCTGATCATTATGTAAAAGATCATACAGAGTTTTAGCCAACTTTGGCATTTACATACCTGCATTCCCAAGCTTTGGGATGCTCTAGCAAGAGAGATTGACATCTgctgtgaagccagcctggaggAGAATGAAAACAAAGCACAATGAAAGGTCTTACCATGGTGTAACCACTAGAGTATTAGGCTAAGTGAGATCAATTAGTAACTCTATTCCATCTCTCTtctgaaaaagacaaacactatacAAATTGACCTAATTTCAGTCATTACCAGGGGCAGTCACATGGGATGTGATGAGAGGCAGAATGTCAGGTGTGACGGtccacacagcaagttccaggacagccaggactacttagaacctgtctcaaaaaatttatacagaaaaaaagagaactgcCAGCAACCTCTGGCCATCAGCACACCTCAACACACACCAAATACATCATATACACCCCTGTGCTGACAACACAGTATATACACTATTCTAAAGAAACCAAGGAGAGCCGAGAgccgggggtggtggcacatgtctttaatcccagcacttgggaggcagaggcaagtggatttctgagttcgaggccagcctggtctacagagtgagttccaggacagccagggctgcacagagaaaccctgtctcgaaaaaccaaaaagaaaaaaaaaaaaaaagaaaccaaggaatATTGATGAAATGGCCTTATCTtgcgtgcacatgtatgtatgtgtggacatGTGTACCACTATGTGCATATGGAAGTTGGAAGAAGTTGGTTCCTCTTTCACCATGTGAGTTACAAAGATTGtacttaggttgtcaggcttggcaacaagtcCAGAGAATCATGTCACCTGTGCATGACTGCTGCTGGTGTTTTAAGGATATACTCCGCGCTGGGcagcagtggtgcatgcctttaatcccagcacttgggaggtagaggcaggtggatttctgagttcgaggccagcctggtctacatagtgagttccaggacagccaaggctacacagagaaaccctgtctcagggggtgggggagtactGTTGTGCTATTATGTGGAACAGTTTGGATACCAGCACACTAGAAACTGGGTACCCCAGaaacatttgtaactccagctttgaGAGCTTAAGatttatgtacatgtatttaCACATGCTCCCACACAAGCAGAGTatagccctttttttttttttttttggtttttggagacagggtttccctgtgtagtcctggctgtcctggaactcactatgtagaccaggctggccttgaactcagaaatctgcctgcctatgcctcccaagtactgggattaaaggtgtgcgccaccactgcccagcaacagtACTTACAAATAATATTCATAGGCTCTGCATCTTGTTTTTCTGACTTTACAGCCACCTCAAAGCATGACAAGGCCATCACTGAGAAGGTGTCGCTAATTGTAATAGTGAAACCATTTCCTAGCAGAATACAGCAGACTGACCAGACCAACATGAAGGCTCTCACACCAACATGGACCTCTTGAGAGCATGGCTTGAAGTGCAGGCAGGCCTTACTGCTACATAAACTGAGGAATGTTCTTTGCCCAGGCAGGTTCCCAACACCTCTGTGCTAGCTTTAGGTCACCTTGAcaaagtcatctgaaaggaggaatCGTCACTGAGAAGCTGCCTCTTTAAGATTGGGctttaggcaagcctgtagggcattttcttattgAGGTGGGAAGTGGTGCTATACTTAAACcactaagcagcattcctccattgcCTTTTGCATCAGCTTCTGGGTTCACTGAGTTTGAATGCCTGCCTGCCTTGGTTTATTTCAGTAAACTGTGATTCAGGATATGTAAGCCAAGTTATCCCTTTCCTCCCACAGTTGCTTTGGCCAGGGTGTTAGATGCCCACCTACAGTTGTTCTCTGGTGTAGAGACTACTCATTCACAGGTCCTGGGAAGGTGGTAGGAATCGCTGTTAAAGTTGCGCATAAGAAGAGTTGGTACAAAGATTGAAATTACAGGAGCCCCATTAGCACACTGCACAGATCTGGTCAGTGTGTGCGCTTTGCCTAGTTTtctatcttttgtttcttttgagacaaggtctctccacACACTCTGGGCTGTCTTAGAATTCACTATACAGataaggccagcctcaaactcagatccacccaatcctgcctcccaagtactggattaAAGTCAAGTATACTCTTCCTAATGGCATTtttggctagtttttatgtcaacacAAGCTAGAGTAATTTCAGAAGAAACCTAAATTGGGAAACTGCCcatatcagattggcctgtgagcaaACTTGTACATTTTCTTAAATGAACGGTTgacatgggagggcccagcttacTGTGAGCAGTGCCACCCCAGGGTAGTATAAGAAAGAGTCTGCAAACAgggtccctccatggcctcctgcttcagtttctgtctctaGGTTCCTGTTGTTCTGTGGATGGTAGCCAAGCCGTAAGCTGAAATAAGCCCCTTCTTctctgcttttggtcagagtgttcaTATATCAGCAACAGAAACACCCATAAGACAGTATAGTATTTGTGTCTTCTAGCTGTGTTCCTGTTTTTCCAGTCTCTGGCTAAATCATTCTTAggattttcattgctgtgaagagacaccatgaccatagcaactcttataagagaaaacatttaattggggctggcttagtttaagaggtctagtccattatcgtgggaagcatggcatcatgcaggcagacacagtaCTGAAGGAGCCAGGACTTCTACATCTTGACCCAGAGGTTGTGTTCTTCACTGGGCATAGCCTAGGCATATGAGAGACCTCAaaactcacccccaccccaccgtggcaaatttcctccaacaagtaccactccctatgggccaagcattcaaacacatgagtctatgggggtcatatCTAGTTAAACCACTACAATCATTTCATTTCTTGTAGTCTAGAGAAATTGAAAGGTGTGCCACAAAAGCAGAAATCTCTTGTCCCTTTTATTTTAACTTGATAGTATTTTTATTAGAATAAGAGATTAGATTTGATAAACATCTTGATTAAAGTGGTTAAAAGG
This portion of the Mus musculus strain C57BL/6J chromosome 9, GRCm38.p6 C57BL/6J genome encodes:
- the Snapc5 gene encoding snRNA-activating protein complex subunit 5 yields the protein MLSRLQELRKEEETLLRLKAALHDQLNRLKVEELALQSMINSRGRTETLSSQPAPEQLCDMSLHVDNEVTINQTTLKLSTRSPMEEEEEEEEEEEEEEESDS